In the genome of Aspergillus luchuensis IFO 4308 DNA, chromosome 2, nearly complete sequence, one region contains:
- the TRX2 gene encoding thioredoxin family protein (COG:O;~EggNog:ENOG410PQT5;~InterPro:IPR036249,IPR013766,IPR017937;~PFAM:PF00085), with protein sequence MSAVSLTNQSRLRLSRGVSCFKPSTLASRRLLSSSSTRFSIQSSTRTAVAPSFLRSTPFIHSRRAFSHTSSNMSHNVVDIKSKAEFTEKVLGESTGPVVVDCFATWCGPCKAISPKVEQFSNEYPNAKFYKIDVDELSEVAAELGIRAMPTFLLFKNGQKFDDLTGANPKGLEEKIKALLA encoded by the exons ATGTCTGCTGTTAGCCTGACAAATCAATCGCGCCTTCGTCTTTCTCGAGGTGTCTCTTG TTTTAAACCATCCACTCTGGCCTCCCGACgccttctctcttcctcctccactagATTCTCTATCCAGTCTTCCACTAGAACCGCAGTAGCGCCCTCTTTCCTCCGTTCAACTCCGTTTATCCACAGCCGTCGCGCTTTCTCTCACACATCCTCCAACATGTCTCACAACGTTGTCGACATCAAGTC TAAGGCCGAATTCACCGAGAAGGTCCTTGGCGAGTCCACCGGCCCCGTCGTCGTTGACTGCTTCGCTACCTGGTGCGGTCCTTGCAAGGCCATCTCCCCCAAGGTCGAGCAGTTCAGCAACGAGTACCCCAACGCCAAGTTCTACAAGATCGACGTCGACGAACTGTCCGAGGTCGCTGCCGAGCTCGGTATCCGTGCCATGCccactttccttctcttcaagaACGGCCAGAAGTTCGACGACCTCACCGGTGCCAACCCCAAGggtctggaggagaagatcaaggctCTGCTTGCATAA
- the APL4 gene encoding AP-1 complex subunit gamma (COG:U;~EggNog:ENOG410PFIJ;~InterPro:IPR016024,IPR011989,IPR013041,IPR002553, IPR008152,IPR008153,IPR017107;~PFAM:PF01602,PF02883;~go_component: GO:0005794 - Golgi apparatus [Evidence IEA];~go_component: GO:0030117 - membrane coat [Evidence IEA];~go_component: GO:0030121 - AP-1 adaptor complex [Evidence IEA];~go_process: GO:0006886 - intracellular protein transport [Evidence IEA];~go_process: GO:0016192 - vesicle-mediated transport [Evidence IEA]) — protein sequence MASLKQFIRNVRSAKTIADERAVIQKESAAIRASFREESHDSGIRRNNVAKLLYLFTLGERTHFGQIECLKLLASHRFADKRLGYLGTMLLLDENQEVLTLVTNSLKNDLNHSNQYIVGLALCALGNIASVEMSRDLFPEVENLMSTANPYIRRKAALCAMRVCRKVPDLQEHFLEKAKTLLSDRNHGVLLCGLTLAIDMCEAEEAEEGQEGVIEMFRPLAGGLVRSLKGLTTSGYAPEHDVSGITDPFLQVKILRLLRVLGRGDAATSEMINDILAQVATNTDSTKNVGNAILYEAVLTILDIEADSGLRVLGVNILGKFLTNKDNNIRYVALNTLNKVVAIEPNAVQRHRNTILECLRDPDISIRRRALDLSFMLINESNVRVLVRELLAFLEVADNEFKPAMTTQIGIAADRYAPNKRWHVDTILRVLKLAGAYVKEQILSSFVRLIATTPELQTYSVQKLYLSLKEDISQEGLTLAATWVIGEYGDNLLRGGQYEEEELVKEVRESDIVDLFTNILNSTYATQTVVEYITTASMKLTVRMSDAAQVERLRRFLSSRTADLSVEIQQRAVEYVNLFGYDQIRRGVLERMPPPEIREEQRVLGAPTKKRQSKILKDKSKKPAKQAEQDMLLDLMGGDAPPTSPTTNGSQNTADLLADILGGDSSLSSPSPQPAQKPAGSANTSAIMDLFNTNGSTPSPKPAEPASSLDLLAGLGSSASPAPAPAPSAAPAHTAFNKNDLSLALQVQRGSGGSAQIQARFRNTSSFGHFSNVGLQAAVPKSQKLQLSAINKADLDAGDEGIQMLKVAALTGALPPKLRLRLRITYAKDGSDPVTDQVDWTEP from the exons ATGGCATCCC TCAAGCAGTTTATCCGAAATGTGCGGTCTGCCAAAACAATCGCCGATGAACGAGCAGTCATTCAAAAGGAGAGTGCGGCCATCCGTGCGTCTTTCAGGGAAGAGAGCCATGATTCGGGCATCCG GAGAAACAATGTGGCCAAGCTTCTCTATTTATTCACACTCGGTGAACGGACACACTTTGGTCAAATCGAATGTCTGAAGCTACTGGCCTCCCACCGTTTCGCCGACAAGCGCCTGGGATACTTGGGAACGATGCTGTTACTGGATGAGAACCAAGAAGTTTTGACGCTGGTAACGAACTCATTGAAGAA TGACCTTAATCACTCCAACCAATACATTGTCGGCTTGGCCCTCTGCGCCCTGGGCAATATCGCCTCCGTCGAAATGTCCCGAGACCTTTTCCCCGAAGTCGAAAACTTAATGTCTACTGCAAACCCTTATATTCGGAGGAAGGCGGCGCTGTGTGCTATGCGTGTATGTCGCAAGGTTCCCGACCTGCAGGAGCATTTCctggaaaaggcaaagactCTTCTGTCGGACAGGAACCACGGTGTTCTGCTGTGCGGTTTAACACTTGCGATTGACATGTGTGAAGCCGAGGAGGCGGAAGAAGGACAGGAGGGTGTGATCGAGATGTTCCGGCCGTTGGCTGGTGGTCTTGTGCGCTCCCTAAAGGGGTTGACCACCTCGGGATACGCCCCAGAACATGACGTCTCCGGTATCACCGATCCCTTCCTCCAAGTGAAGATCCTGCGCCTTCTCAGAGTACTAGGAAGAGGGGATGCGGCGACCAGCGAAATGATCAACGACATTCTGGCCCAGGTGGCCACCAACACTGATTCGACGAAGAACGTCGGCAACGCTATTCTCTACGAGGCTGTCCTGACAATCCTCGATATCGAAGCGGATTCTGGACTGAGGGTGCTGGGTGTTAACATTCTTGGAAAGTTCCTGACCAACAAGGACAACAATATTCGTTACGTTGCTCTTAACACGCTGAACAAAGTTGTCGCAATTGAGCCCAACGCCGTTCAGCGGCACCGCAACACCATCCTGGAGTGTCTCCGCGACCCGGACATCAGTATCAGAAGGCGTGCCCTTGATCTCAGTTTCATGCTGATCAATGAGAGTAACGTGCGCGTTCTCGTTCGCGAGCTGCTCGCCTTCCTGGAAGTTGCCGACAACGAGTTCAAGCCAGCCATGACTACTCAAATTGGTATCGCTGCTGACCGATATGCCCCCAACAAACGCTGGCATGTTGATACGATTCTCCGTGTACTCAAGCTTGCCGGTGCCTATGTTAAGGAGCAGATCCTCTCGTCTTTTGTTCGCCTCATCGCCACCACACCAGAGCTGCAGACCTACTCTGTGCAGAAGCTTTATCTCTCGTTGAAAGAAGACATCTCGCAAGAAGGCCTTACCCTTGCGGCTACCTGGGTTATTGGCGAGTACGGTGACAACCTTCTCCGTGGCGGTCAatatgaggaagaggagctggtcAAAGAGGTCAGGGAGAGCGACATTGTTGACCTATTCACCAACATACTCAATAGCACATACGCCACGCAAACAGTGGTGGAGTACATCACTACGGCCTCTATGAAGCTCACCGTGCGCATGTCCGATGCAGCACAGGTTGAGCGGCTCCGTCGCTTCCTCAGCAGCCGGACTGCCGATCTGAGTGTTGAGATTCAACAGCGGGCTGTCGAGTATGTCAACCTGTTCGGCTACGACCAGATTCGTCGTGGAGTTCTCGAACGCATGCCCCCGCCTGAGATCCGCGAAGAACAAAGAGTGTTGGGTGCACCGACCAAGAAGCGCCAGAGCAAGATTCTGAAAGATAAATCCAAGAAGCCTGCTAAACAGGCCGAGCAGGACATGCTTCTGGACCTCATGGGCGGCGACGCCCCACCGACCAGCCCAACTACCAACGGTTCCCAGAATACGGCTGATCTCCTTGCCGATATCCTCGGCGGCGACTCCAGCTTATCCTCACCGTCTCCCCAACCCGCCCAGAAGCCTGCAGGATCTGCCAATACCAGCGCTATCATGGACCTGTTCAACACGAACGGAAGCACGCCGTCTCCCAAACCTGCCGAGCCTGCATCTTCTCTGGATCTCCTAGCAGGCCTGGGATCTTCTGCCTCGCCCGCACCCGCACCTGCCCCTTCGGCGGCTCCTGCTCACACGGCCTTCAACAAGAACGACCTCTCCCTTGCCCTCCAGGTCCAACGTGGCAGCGGTGGGAGCGCGCAGATTCAGGCTCGTTTCCGCAACACTTCAAGCTTTGGCCACTTCTCCAATGTTGGATTGCAAGCAGCCGTGCCCAAGAGTCAGAAGCTACAGCTCAGCGCGATCAACAAGGCTGATCTCGATGCTGGTGACGAAGGTATCCAGATGCTCAAAGTTGCAGCACTCACTGGG GCCCTCCCACCTAAGCTCCGCCTTCGTCTCCGTATCACGTATGCCAAGGACGGTTCCGATCCTGTAACAGACCAGGTGGACTGGACCGAGCCGTGA
- a CDS encoding uncharacterized protein (COG:S;~EggNog:ENOG410PJBI) — protein MAIWPFGRKNKRHTIQLDAPAVADVQSSQEPRHSFDDGKLGRLSRKHSKRQKNRHAQPVEVVPSFLHDASHPTSSPVVQYPPPTSHSEQPTPIKENRAPVSRAGQHSDAYTTYSTMSHEQPSLSRSASLLKSKRNENGPAVLKKKLSKRKAYEIAREREIRMLASAPIDIPRRHSPLPAERFSIETRRANGAQSRRSDRHCSDTSLSMRDSAASSLSDIFESYTFKVNTFAAWTPRPVIRYVETPRVPTAKSQRPSEPSIRKDKTPAYATHNEHSRSKKRVDKLADDLDAGALRELLERDRRRRERKQLEDQARLHRKLERAAEQQRQAEAEAEADVVPQEPSSEAEDTSLTRRGRPGAESRAVSDRSKEYAPRTNETNAFVGGSTSGSWLRGASKDTERRGHESVDSVHVIGNIDDSSIREPKLVMRRSFAPSQDMGMSGSSLSHSPSRRELYSPTSSQLYGIGRESTSDISRTIDSDRRLSDHGSGRVNTLTSIFRRGSSRLKRSYRERFHERSPEHSNPSHESFFKVQTQSSGPPPSFVAAPRTFLGSGTIKRSQSKFTEHFGDEPLSPPDSRLQSPDIPEVLDEFEREDEMSVINMGTQYPIPSSGSEPQDIPRNPHHSWTGESWEGDPDNLPLSQSLASIDSEGSWMSGQFLRRISQKKASNPLRTSLSSSRNIMEENREGSSHGDEVPVSEPLVRFGTNQDESPKSGPDVAGASPDKDTPMDSVPEQAEETWHDQIARRPVLVTPAIRPKSNEGLLKNVQSFCAEEEFSPIEEHSAEFELETSENHANGRPN, from the coding sequence ATGGCGATATGGCCGTTTGGTCGTAAGAACAAGCGGCATACAATCCAACTGGATGCACCTGCTGTGGCGGATGTTCAGTCGTCGCAAGAGCCTCGCCACAGCTTCGATGACGGCAAGCTCGGCAGACTGTCCCGCAAGCACTCCAAACGTCAGAAGAACAGACACGCCCAGCCTGTTGAAGTCGTCCCGAGCTTCTTGCACGATGCTTCTCATCCGACGTCTTCCCCTGTCGTCCAGTACCCTCCACCTACGTCACACAGTGAGCAGCCGACCCCGATTAAAGAAAACCGGGCCCCGGTCTCCCGAGCTGGTCAGCATTCCGACGCCTACACTACTTACTCCACCATGAGCCACGAACAACCCTCTTTGTCTCGCTCTGCATCGTTGTTGAAATCCAAGCGTAACGAAAATGGTCCGGcagtgttgaagaagaagctgagtAAGCGCAAGGCATACGAGATTGCCAGGGAACGGGAAATACGGATGCTGGCTTCTGCTCCCATCGATATTCCTCGCCGTCACTCTCCGCTACCCGCGGAGCGGTTTTCCATTGAGACACGCCGGGCTAATGGGGCCCAGAGTCGACGCTCCGACCGGCATTGTTCTGATACCAGCCTTTCTATGCGTGACTCCGCTGCATCCTCACTCTCGGATATCTTCGAATCCTATACGTTCAAGGTCAACACTTTTGCTGCATGGACGCCTCGTCCGGTTATACGCTATGTGGAAACTCCTCGGGTGCCGACAGCTAAGAGTCAAAGACCGTCTGAGCCTTCAATTCGGAAGGATAAGACTCCTGCCTATGCCACACACAACGAGCACTCGCGTTCTAAGAAGAGAGTAGACAAGCTAGCCGATGACCTGGATGCCGGTGCCCTAAGGGAACTGCTCGAAAGGGACCGTCGGCGCAGGGAGAGGAAGCAACTTGAAGATCAAGCCAGACTCCACCGGAAGTTAGAACGCGCTGCGGAACAACAACggcaagcagaagcagaagcagaagccgaTGTTGTTCCCCAAGAACCATCCAGCGAGGCTGAAGACACATCTTTAACTCGACGTGGTCGACCGGGCGCGGAGAGCCGGGCTGTCTCTGATCGGTCAAAAGAATATGCCCCTCGGACAAATGAAACTAATGCGTTCGTGGGCGGTAGTACTTCTGGATCTTGGCTGAGAGGTGCTTCCAAAGACACAGAGCGACGTGGCCACGAGTCCGTTGATAGTGTGCATGTCATTGGTAACATCGACGATAGCTCCATTCGGGAACCAAAGCTTGTGATGCGTCGCAGCTTTGCTCCCTCGCAAGACATGGGCATGTCCGGCAGCAGTCTGTCTCACTCGCCGTCGAGGCGTGAACTGTATAGCCCAACTTCTTCGCAACTCTATGGCATAGGCCGAGAATCCACATCCGATATTTCGCGAACCATTGACTCAGACCGGCGCTTGTCTGACCACGGTAGCGGACGTGTTAATACGCTTACTTCCATTTTCAGACGCGGTAGCTCGCGGCTTAAACGCAGCTATCGTGAACGTTTCCATGAACGCAGCCCTGAGCACTCGAACCCGTCTCATGAATCCTTCTTCAAGGTTCAGACGCAATCGTCTGGACCACCTCCTTCATTCGTTGCTGCTCCTCGGACATTCCTAGGGTCAGGTACCATCAAGCGGTCGCAGTCTAAATTTACCGAACATTTCGGTGACGAGCCCCTTTCTCCGCCTGACTCACGGCTTCAATCACCCGATATTCCAGAGGTGTTGGATGAGTTCGAGAGAGAGGACGAGATGTCAGTCATCAACATGGGGACCCAGTATCCCATCCCCAGTTCTGGATCAGAACCACAGGACATCCCGAGAAATCCTCACCATTCTTGGACAGGCGAAAGCTGGGAGGGTGACCCGGATAATCTTCCTTTGTCCCAATCGTTAGCGTCGATTGACTCCGAGGGTTCATGGATGTCGGGACAATTTCTACGCCGCATATctcagaagaaggcgagTAATCCACTGCGCACCAGCCTTAGTTCATCGCGAAACATCATGGAAGAGAACCGTGAGGGATCCTCCCATGGAGATGAGGTCCCAGTTAGCGAGCCTCTCGTCAGATTTGGGACCAATCAGGATGAGAGTCCCAAATCTGGTCCTGATGTAGCTGGTGCGTCGCCTGACAAGGACACGCCTATGGATAGCGTACCAGAGCAAGCCGAGGAAACCTGGCATGATCAAATCGCCCGGCGGCCTGTACTTGTGACACCAGCAATCCGTCCAAAATCCAACGAAGGACTCCTGAAGAATGTCCAGTCGTTCTGTGCCGAAGAAGAATTCAGCCCCATCGAAGAGCATTCTGCCGAGTTTGAGCTCGAAACGTCCGAAAACCACGCAAATGGGCGCCCAAACTGA
- a CDS encoding uncharacterized protein (COG:S;~EggNog:ENOG410PK88;~InterPro:IPR005330;~PFAM:PF03707;~TransMembrane:7 (o20-40i52-74o89-114i121-142o154-180i192-215o235-257i)), with the protein MLLTDRAPHGDNVHVSYMGGFIFLAYVVSVMGCTTTLELLHRRTSRSGLYNWYLLLTSSITMGGVGIWCMHYIGNRAIVLGNGDAQLQIIYSMTFTGVSFVLPVVVLLVAFYSIGASEKAGYLRILTGGILTGGAVCGMHYIGQLGISNYRCSYRIANIIGATIIAVFASTVALTVFFRWRATWTDSWWRRGICGCVLALAVSGMHWTAAVGTYYYNHDTTMKHNGQLSRSQVVIISSVLACAACGVLTACAVVAGGNRRRLNIQARQLVLTCAFFDQSGRIMVTPHALLPSRKIVDRYVGKTFNDDDLTRSHPAFLWAYRASRHWNLVKDVVPFMRSRIETDKEAAEHFLAKGEALDQENELQNDFDELFKRHFCVTAQDLADEVRQPLPALGKLYDDVLITTAPTSRFSRAMGYSRLNNSKGQMLFTVRHLDKQEANRLAAAGFRFTTIENVTSALSSRMHIPLPVLGEHLKDMRDYATGGRNYEPGVHLVSFVMRPTISDHFEVLTAKGTGNPLPSSTLPIKRINIQHLDLISHMEGWTISTCLSWLKSEAAQSNKEIDDFREQLIHAMTSLESALPPDINMASKFSAKPLIAPCRALSDSDASNSILLPFCAVGNLDTQVSNPDFTFMPLRLFRAQQQLNDTNIGGDGFAKELGRELYYSNARSSSATEADITPSIRSVLKLWPRKHMDPAHGDLSQETLTELSQLGDIMVRKEVKVDVAKLSTRSLESTKHASHATVVAGDLATSSYVDELYNLCYSPGVRLRPNTAITRNSMARSSVARSSVATG; encoded by the exons ATGTTGCTCACGGACAGGGCTCCCCACGGGGACAATGTCCATGTGTCTTACATGGGAGGGTTCATCTTTCTGGCTTACGTAGTCAGCGTGATGGGATGTACAACCACTCTGGAGCTTCTGCACCGACGGACATCGAGGTCTGGTCTGTACAACTG GTATCTACtgctcacctcctccataACAATGGGTGGTGTCGGTATCTGGTGTATGCATTACATTGGAAACCGTGCCATTGTCTTGGGAAATGGGGATGCGCAGCTCCAGATCATTTATAGCATGACGTTTACGGGCGTATCTTTCGTGCTTCCGGTTGTCGTCTTGCTCGTTGCCTTCTACAGCATAGGAGCTAGCGAGAAAGCCGGTTATCTCCGAATCCTGACGGGTGGTATACTCACGGGTGGTGCAGTATGTGGTATGCATTATATCGGCCAGCTCGGTATCAGCAACTACCGCTGTAGCTACCGGATTGCAAACATCATCGGTGCCACCATCATTGCGGTGTTTGCTAGTACTGTTGCGTTGACGGTCTTCTTTCGGTGGAGGGCCACTTGGACAGATAGTTGGTGGCGACGTGGTATTTGCGGCTGTGTCCTTGCTCTTGCTGTCTCTGGCATGCATTGGACTGCTGCAGTTGGTACATACTACTACAATCATGACACAACCATGAAGCATAATGGTCAGCTTTCGCGGAGCCAAGTTGTCATTATCAGTTCTGTTTTG GCATGCGCTGCTTGCGGAGTTCTGACGGCGTGCGCCGTAGTTGCTGGTGGAAACCGGAGAAGGCTGAACATACAAGCTCGACAGCTCGTTTTGACTTGTGCCTTCTTTGACCAGTCCGGACGGATCATGGTCACTCCTCACGCGCTGCTTCCTAGCCGGAAGATTGTCGATCGTTATGTTGGCAAG ACGTTCAACGACGACGATCTTACCCGAAGCCATCCCGCTTTCCTTTGGGCATACCGAGCGAGTAGACACTGGAATCTGGTCAAGGATGTCGTTCCTTTCATGAGGAGTCGGATCGAGACAGACAAAGAGGCGGCGGAGCACTTCCTTGCCAAGGGAGAGGCCCTGGATCAGGAGAATGAGCTGCAGAACGATTTCGACGAGCTCTTCAAGCGACACTTTTGCGTTACTGCTCAGGATCTCGCCGATGAGGTTCGACAGCCTCTGCCAGCGCTCGGAAAACTATACGACGACGTACTGATTACGACTGCTCCCACTTCGCGCTTCTCTCGGGCAATGGGATACTCTCGGTTGAACAATAGCAAGGGTCAGATGCTTTTCACAGTGCGCCATCTGGACAAACAGGAAGCGAATCGACTGGCCGCCGCAGGTTTCCGTTTCACCACGATCGAGAACGTCACATCAGCTTTGTCGAGCCGAATGCACATCCCGCTGCCTGTGTTGGGCGAGCATCTGAAAGACATGCGAGATTATGCGACCGGAGGCCGCAATTACGAGCCGGGCGTCCACCTCGTTTCCTTTGTTATGCGCCCTACTATTTCCGACCACTTTGAGGTACTAACAGCGAAGGGAACCGGTAACCCATTGCCTTCATCAACATTACCAATCAAACGGATAAACATTCAGCACCTCGATTTGATCTCACACATGGAAGGATGGACCATATCGACCTGCTTGTCTTGGCTGAAATCAGAAGCGGCCCAGTCAAACAAGGAGATCGATGACTTTCGCGAGCAACTGATCCATGCAATGACATCGCTAGAAAGCGCACTTCCTCCTGATATCAACATGGCCTCGAAATTCTCGGCCAAACCTCTTATTGCCCCTTGCCGGGCTTTATCTGATTCTGATGCGTCAAACTCTATTCTACTACCGTTCTGCGCTGTTGGAAACCTGGATACTCAAGTCTCAAACCCAGACTTTACCTTCATGCCTCTACGCCTCTTCCGCGCACAGCAGCAACTCAACGACACGAACATCGGAGGCGACGGGTTTGCAAAAGAACTGGGCAGGGAACTGTACTATTCAAACGCACGCAGCAGCTCCGCTACGGAAGCCGACATCACACCTTCCATCCGTTCTGTTCTGAAACTCTGGCCACGCAAGCATATGGATCCCGCCCATGGGGATCTCTCGCAGGAAACGCTGACGGAGCTTTCGCAGCTGGGCGATATCATGGTCCGCAAGGAGGTCAAGGTGGATGTCGCTAAGCTATCTACGCGATCACTGGAATCTACCAAACATGCTTCGCACGCCACCGTTGTTGCTGGTGACTTGGCTACCAGCAGTTATGTGGATGAACTCTATAACCTTTGCTATTCACCTGGTGTTCGCCTGCGACCAAATACGGCCATTACTCGGAATTCGATGGCCCGAAGCTCAGTGGCCAGGAGCTCAGTGGCCACAGGATGA